In the genome of Streptomyces collinus, one region contains:
- a CDS encoding sensor domain-containing diguanylate cyclase produces the protein MLAAAISASATAVLFLPVGVGVPAAHGLAALSLLERARTAAGRVRLRLALFAGSVAAGGLNHLAVSQLASFQGELTGDRHFGLQLLAVTANALCLVVAIAGVVVAVADGGTTLVGLRRVLDGWMIAGSLLTLGWVLLLHRADQSVDAFGSLQDLARVVTDILVFGLLVAMRYSLKRPERTATTVGVLALVALSASDMMRILMPAPGTWYGIPCAAACSITGLILIAVAPWLAGGTSVVDVDQRIMPVVGVVAAFVPVAICVLALTAHTMVGGRTNVVPLVLAGSLLIALGIRQGIIHADHLHITREATTREALYRALVDGTRDVITIVSLEGRVRYVSPAAHHVFGYRPEDLLGARLPLYCHPDDLTPLMHAVETLRQEAASGIRGPGRRVSCRVRHANGRWRHVESTISHHTEGMIFSSRDVTDRVNRQEVLEHLAFHDALTGLPNRALFTDRVAHALRKRITRAAPPAVLFMDLDGFKAVNDSAGHAVGDALLIHAARRLQASVRAEDTVARLGGDEFAALLEGEAGTHPLRAKDVAERILSALTQPYQIAGNEALVSASIGMTLALPGVTPDELLRQADEAMYEAKRAGKGRIRMHSPQPRQTGYSPSPEASQTATPLQSSDEPAAHDLGRGPHTAGTRNP, from the coding sequence GTGCTTGCCGCCGCAATCAGCGCAAGCGCGACGGCGGTGCTGTTCCTTCCAGTCGGCGTCGGAGTGCCGGCTGCGCATGGTCTGGCCGCTCTGTCCCTGCTTGAGCGTGCCAGGACGGCCGCCGGAAGGGTGCGTCTTCGCCTCGCACTCTTCGCGGGTTCTGTGGCGGCGGGTGGGCTTAACCACCTCGCGGTCAGCCAGCTCGCTTCCTTTCAAGGGGAGCTCACTGGTGACCGCCACTTCGGCCTCCAGCTGCTGGCGGTCACCGCAAATGCCCTCTGTCTGGTGGTGGCGATCGCCGGGGTCGTGGTCGCGGTGGCGGACGGCGGCACGACGCTGGTAGGGCTGCGGCGAGTCCTGGACGGATGGATGATCGCCGGCTCCCTGCTCACACTGGGCTGGGTGCTGCTGCTACATCGTGCAGACCAAAGCGTCGATGCCTTCGGGTCCTTGCAGGATCTGGCACGTGTGGTGACGGACATCCTGGTCTTTGGACTTCTGGTGGCGATGCGCTACTCGCTGAAGCGTCCTGAGCGCACAGCGACAACGGTGGGTGTCCTGGCCCTCGTCGCCTTGTCCGCAAGCGACATGATGCGCATCCTCATGCCGGCCCCCGGCACCTGGTACGGCATTCCTTGCGCGGCGGCCTGCTCGATCACGGGCCTAATCCTCATCGCCGTTGCCCCATGGCTGGCCGGAGGCACCAGCGTCGTGGACGTCGACCAGCGCATCATGCCCGTCGTCGGGGTCGTGGCCGCCTTCGTGCCCGTGGCCATCTGCGTCCTGGCCTTGACAGCTCACACCATGGTCGGAGGCCGCACCAACGTGGTTCCGTTGGTCCTGGCAGGTTCGCTGCTTATCGCGCTCGGCATCCGCCAGGGCATCATCCACGCCGACCACCTTCACATCACCCGCGAAGCCACCACCCGGGAAGCGCTGTACCGCGCCTTGGTCGACGGCACCCGCGACGTGATCACCATCGTCAGCCTGGAGGGCCGCGTACGCTACGTCAGTCCTGCCGCTCATCACGTCTTCGGTTACCGGCCTGAGGACCTGCTGGGTGCCCGTCTCCCCCTGTACTGCCACCCCGACGATCTGACGCCCCTGATGCACGCAGTCGAGACGCTGCGGCAGGAAGCCGCATCAGGCATCCGCGGTCCGGGCCGCCGCGTGTCCTGCCGGGTCCGTCACGCCAACGGACGTTGGCGCCACGTCGAGTCGACGATCAGCCACCACACCGAGGGAATGATCTTCAGCAGTCGCGATGTGACCGACCGGGTCAACCGGCAGGAAGTACTCGAGCACCTGGCCTTTCACGACGCGCTCACCGGACTGCCCAACCGGGCCCTGTTCACCGACCGAGTCGCGCATGCCCTGCGGAAGCGGATCACTCGCGCAGCCCCACCCGCAGTGCTCTTCATGGACCTGGACGGCTTCAAGGCTGTCAACGACTCGGCCGGACACGCGGTGGGCGACGCTCTCCTGATCCACGCCGCGCGTCGGCTCCAGGCATCCGTACGGGCCGAAGACACCGTAGCCCGACTCGGCGGTGACGAGTTCGCCGCCCTCCTGGAGGGAGAGGCCGGGACACACCCCTTACGCGCCAAGGACGTCGCCGAGCGAATCCTGTCTGCCCTGACGCAGCCGTACCAGATCGCAGGCAACGAGGCACTCGTCTCGGCCTCCATCGGCATGACACTGGCCCTCCCGGGCGTCACACCGGACGAACTCCTCCGCCAAGCCGATGAAGCTATGTACGAGGCCAAGAGAGCAGGCAAAGGCCGCATCCGCATGCACAGCCCTCAGCCCCGTCAAACCGGCTACAGTCCGTCACCCGAGGCCAGCCAGACGGCCACTCCCCTCCAGTCGTCAGACGAACCGGCGGCACACGACCTGGGACGGGGACCCCATACTGCCGGTACCCGAAACCCCTGA
- a CDS encoding Mu transposase domain-containing protein, whose protein sequence is MTVSQSFEVHREPVGKRSTAAIRQLLSHFGRSRSRPVGCSVPGGDRYARVSVRTNRYSVPVGLIGRTVRMMLHASEVVVYDGGKEVARHELLIAKGQARLEVDHYLEAPVRKPGAVPGATAP, encoded by the coding sequence ATGACCGTGAGTCAGAGCTTCGAGGTGCACCGGGAGCCGGTCGGCAAGCGGAGCACGGCCGCGATCCGCCAACTGCTGTCGCACTTCGGCCGGAGCCGTTCGAGACCGGTCGGCTGTTCAGTCCCCGGGGGGGACCGATACGCGCGGGTCAGTGTCCGCACGAACCGCTACTCGGTGCCGGTGGGACTGATCGGCCGCACCGTTCGGATGATGCTGCACGCCTCCGAAGTCGTCGTCTACGACGGCGGCAAGGAAGTCGCCCGGCACGAACTGCTCATCGCCAAGGGCCAGGCCCGCCTGGAAGTAGACCACTATCTGGAGGCCCCGGTCCGCAAGCCTGGCGCCGTTCCCGGCGCAACCGCGCCGTAA
- a CDS encoding ankyrin repeat domain-containing protein translates to MGFFDDLVLPEEPAAERTVLVRLGPPEEDAGRYAPPVDWFAPAHLPQLEVLGAGPDTKVLLTGWSVWPQAATLHLAVFRRTRRHSAAAGRQSGLRVGLLFSDGRRVTSLDGTTDRRVEFTDSQGQVTVASTPQAVGLIPLDPGLHHSRRSLFKTDVDLYLAELPTAGEAQLVVEWPDEGIAETRTSVDVAALHATSAQALEIWPALGPPDPSEQPDAFGYVEVSGPPAFLAPPLARHQREMLRRQEEARRRSVPRADWQQLGYQDWGDAALIRARLDAGAPPDARVGWRGTTPLHLTAEQGASEVVAALLSHQAEVDARDDDGHTPLWYAACCVDKGSVKALIDAGADAWTPQSGPWSPGRLLLTTSLAPLVADLPGAVELPAEEAAAFTAADALIAAFGEQELWTEGLGICFVPGLSEDEVIRRLGADPAQCPKTDAEHAPFDPMDYDESLRYVGVTSVPGAPGGCAITQDGYMPSDDAVLRAISAGTAAYGIYFNPKGGTFGTLARDGAVVEHEEIGLHPHRPDPATHWHFRFWQRRSTFPHDADTLAYACAAAGLRIHDGQEVMDRRAPRRWVPLPSQLQR, encoded by the coding sequence ATGGGATTCTTCGACGATCTGGTGTTACCGGAGGAACCGGCCGCCGAGCGGACGGTATTGGTCCGGCTGGGCCCGCCGGAAGAGGACGCCGGGCGGTACGCGCCGCCGGTTGACTGGTTCGCTCCTGCGCATCTGCCGCAGCTTGAGGTTCTCGGCGCCGGTCCGGACACGAAGGTGCTGCTTACGGGATGGTCCGTGTGGCCGCAGGCAGCCACCCTGCATCTGGCGGTCTTCCGTAGGACCCGCCGGCACAGCGCGGCTGCGGGACGGCAGTCCGGGTTGCGGGTGGGCCTGCTGTTCTCCGACGGCCGCCGGGTGACCTCGCTGGACGGCACTACGGACCGGAGGGTGGAGTTCACCGATTCGCAGGGACAGGTGACCGTGGCTTCCACACCGCAAGCGGTCGGGCTGATCCCACTGGATCCCGGCTTGCATCATTCCCGACGGTCCCTCTTCAAGACCGACGTCGACCTGTATCTGGCAGAACTGCCAACCGCCGGAGAGGCTCAGCTGGTGGTGGAGTGGCCGGATGAGGGGATTGCCGAGACCCGCACCTCGGTCGACGTGGCGGCCCTCCATGCCACCTCGGCGCAAGCGCTCGAAATCTGGCCAGCGCTCGGGCCGCCGGATCCGTCAGAGCAGCCGGACGCCTTCGGGTACGTGGAGGTGAGCGGACCGCCTGCTTTCCTGGCGCCGCCCCTGGCTCGGCACCAGCGGGAGATGCTGCGCCGCCAGGAGGAAGCCCGCAGGCGCTCTGTGCCGCGGGCCGACTGGCAGCAACTGGGTTATCAGGACTGGGGGGACGCGGCCCTGATCCGTGCTCGGCTGGACGCAGGGGCACCGCCCGACGCCCGCGTCGGATGGCGTGGTACCACTCCGCTGCATCTGACGGCGGAACAGGGAGCATCGGAAGTGGTCGCCGCGCTCTTGTCGCATCAGGCGGAGGTCGACGCACGCGACGACGACGGACACACACCGCTGTGGTACGCCGCCTGCTGCGTAGACAAGGGCAGTGTCAAAGCGCTGATCGACGCCGGGGCCGATGCGTGGACGCCGCAGAGCGGACCCTGGTCCCCGGGCCGGCTGCTGCTGACCACGTCGCTCGCGCCACTCGTCGCGGATCTGCCGGGGGCGGTGGAGCTGCCCGCCGAGGAAGCCGCGGCGTTCACAGCGGCGGACGCGCTCATCGCGGCCTTCGGCGAACAGGAGCTGTGGACCGAAGGACTCGGCATCTGCTTCGTGCCGGGCCTGAGCGAGGACGAGGTGATCCGGCGGCTCGGCGCCGACCCCGCGCAGTGCCCGAAGACAGACGCCGAGCATGCGCCCTTCGACCCCATGGACTACGACGAGTCCCTCCGCTACGTGGGCGTGACGAGCGTGCCCGGTGCCCCTGGCGGCTGCGCGATCACGCAGGACGGCTATATGCCGAGCGACGACGCCGTACTGCGGGCGATATCAGCGGGCACCGCCGCCTACGGAATCTACTTCAACCCCAAGGGCGGGACATTCGGCACCCTGGCCCGCGATGGCGCAGTCGTCGAGCACGAGGAGATAGGCCTCCATCCGCACAGGCCCGACCCGGCCACACATTGGCACTTCCGCTTCTGGCAGCGCCGGTCCACCTTCCCGCACGACGCCGACACACTCGCCTACGCCTGCGCCGCGGCCGGGCTGCGGATCCACGACGGCCAGGAAGTCATGGATCGCCGTGCTCCGCGCCGCTGGGTGCCGCTGCCTTCGCAACTCCAGCGCTGA
- a CDS encoding cytochrome P450, with the protein MTSAAPLPIPRAAGSLPFIGHALRMRDNLGFIDSLRDTREPVVEIVLQPGTRTVVVQDPALIHQMLKALAPTLDKGRLYDKLGQLLGDSVVTATGRPHVRKRRQLQPAFAHTEISRYVDIMRTEVTATVAGWEPGKPLDVREAMVGLSLDMLAKTVFAGSLDDAVFRRLRSDLSVVMNGVGVRLMLPDWAERLPLPFNRRFDRARAGVRATVNTAVEELQASGHDTGDMLSMLLRAVDEETGEPLTGHQICSEILTLAVAGTETTASVLSWALYELARNPAVEARVLAELDDVLGERPVALDDVARLPYLNRVITETLRLHHPGWLVTRRTTEETRLGQWTLPAGTELAYCQHALHRDPERFPDPLTFDPDRWNDAAQEPPPGAFLPFGDGKHKCMGDRFARTEMVTAIATMLRSVRLELAEGQAIRQVARLTVRPRALRMTVLPRNRLRAGARN; encoded by the coding sequence GTGACGTCCGCTGCGCCTCTCCCCATACCTCGGGCTGCCGGATCGCTTCCGTTCATCGGCCACGCTCTGAGAATGCGCGACAACCTCGGCTTCATCGACTCGCTGCGCGACACACGGGAACCGGTCGTCGAGATCGTCCTGCAACCCGGAACGCGCACCGTCGTGGTCCAGGACCCGGCCCTGATCCACCAGATGCTCAAGGCCCTGGCACCCACTCTCGACAAGGGACGGCTCTACGACAAGCTGGGCCAGCTGCTGGGCGACAGCGTCGTCACCGCCACCGGCCGGCCTCACGTTCGCAAACGCCGTCAGCTGCAACCGGCGTTCGCCCACACCGAGATCAGCCGGTACGTCGACATCATGCGCACCGAGGTCACGGCCACGGTCGCCGGCTGGGAACCCGGGAAGCCCCTCGACGTACGCGAGGCGATGGTCGGACTCAGTCTCGACATGCTGGCCAAGACGGTGTTCGCCGGCAGCCTCGACGACGCCGTCTTCCGCCGGCTGCGCAGCGACCTGTCGGTGGTGATGAACGGCGTCGGTGTGCGCCTCATGCTGCCCGACTGGGCCGAGCGCCTGCCGTTGCCTTTCAACCGCCGCTTCGACCGGGCCCGGGCCGGCGTACGCGCCACCGTCAACACAGCCGTCGAGGAGTTGCAGGCCTCCGGGCACGACACCGGAGACATGCTCTCCATGTTGCTGCGCGCCGTCGACGAGGAGACCGGTGAGCCGTTGACCGGGCATCAGATATGCTCCGAGATCCTCACCCTGGCCGTGGCGGGCACCGAGACCACCGCGTCGGTTCTGTCCTGGGCCCTGTACGAACTCGCCCGCAACCCCGCCGTCGAGGCCCGGGTCCTGGCCGAGCTGGACGACGTCCTCGGCGAGCGGCCCGTCGCCCTCGACGACGTGGCCCGGCTGCCGTACCTGAATCGGGTGATCACCGAGACCCTGCGGCTGCACCACCCCGGCTGGTTGGTCACACGTCGCACTACCGAGGAGACCCGTCTCGGCCAGTGGACGCTGCCCGCCGGCACCGAACTGGCCTACTGCCAGCACGCTCTGCACCGCGACCCCGAGCGTTTCCCCGATCCGCTCACCTTCGACCCGGACCGGTGGAACGACGCTGCGCAGGAGCCTCCGCCAGGCGCGTTCCTGCCCTTCGGGGACGGCAAGCACAAGTGCATGGGGGACCGCTTCGCCCGCACCGAGATGGTCACGGCGATCGCGACGATGCTGCGTTCGGTACGGCTGGAACTCGCCGAGGGCCAGGCCATCCGCCAGGTCGCCCGGCTCACCGTACGGCCGCGCGCCCTGCGAATGACCGTCCTCCCCCGGAACCGGCTCCGAGCCGGGGCCCGCAACTAG
- a CDS encoding GNAT family N-acetyltransferase, whose product MRVLAEVHARDGYPVNWPDQPGEWLSHGPLLGSWVAELEGGLVGHVSLSQGGEGDLAPALWSERNGSTRGMTAVVSRLFVAPQARGHRIGALLIGQAVEEARRRGLHPVLDVVASDTAAAALYERLGWELMATVEQQWSPHQTVAISCYAAPS is encoded by the coding sequence GTGCGGGTCCTCGCGGAGGTCCATGCGCGCGACGGCTATCCGGTGAACTGGCCGGACCAGCCCGGCGAGTGGCTGTCACACGGTCCCCTGCTGGGCTCTTGGGTTGCCGAACTCGAAGGCGGCCTGGTTGGGCATGTCAGTTTGTCGCAAGGCGGCGAAGGCGATCTGGCCCCGGCGTTGTGGAGCGAGCGGAACGGATCGACGCGAGGTATGACCGCCGTGGTCAGCAGGCTGTTCGTTGCCCCGCAGGCGAGGGGACATCGGATCGGTGCACTGCTGATCGGCCAAGCAGTGGAGGAAGCGCGGCGTCGTGGCCTGCATCCGGTGCTCGACGTCGTCGCATCCGATACCGCGGCGGCAGCCCTGTATGAGCGGCTGGGCTGGGAGCTGATGGCCACCGTCGAGCAGCAGTGGAGTCCGCACCAGACGGTGGCCATCAGCTGTTACGCAGCGCCATCGTGA
- a CDS encoding aminoglycoside phosphotransferase family protein → MTTSEIEITADLVRDLLREQHPDLAGLAIREVAGGWGNQMWRLGDELAVRMQRMDPTPELQLKERRWLPVLAPRLPLPVPNPVRFGEPSARFPKHWTVMTWVPGEPLDHGSISRGAHAADTLAGFLRALHVEAPAEAPISSDFGAHPKKCTDGFDHFFHSVVPDDLADDVRAVWDDAVAAPEWEGPPLWVHGDLHPANVVVSAGTLSGIVDFGALFAGDPAWDLAAAWVLLPAGTASRFFDTYAIADEAAIRRARGLAAMKSLFLMLMGQNGDRGLPGGKPNWGPAGRAALDRVLQDWYSSPSRP, encoded by the coding sequence ATGACCACCTCCGAGATCGAGATCACCGCTGACCTGGTTCGTGACCTCCTGCGGGAGCAGCATCCAGACCTTGCAGGGCTGGCCATCCGCGAGGTGGCGGGCGGCTGGGGCAACCAAATGTGGCGCCTCGGGGACGAGTTGGCCGTGCGTATGCAGCGCATGGACCCCACCCCGGAACTCCAGCTCAAGGAGCGGCGGTGGCTACCGGTGCTGGCCCCGCGCCTGCCGCTCCCGGTGCCGAACCCGGTGCGGTTCGGTGAACCGTCCGCGCGCTTCCCCAAACACTGGACCGTGATGACGTGGGTTCCCGGCGAGCCGCTGGACCACGGCTCGATCAGCCGCGGCGCCCACGCGGCCGACACACTGGCGGGCTTTCTCCGGGCGCTTCACGTGGAGGCGCCCGCCGAGGCGCCGATCAGCTCGGACTTCGGCGCTCACCCCAAGAAGTGCACGGACGGCTTCGACCATTTCTTCCACTCCGTCGTTCCCGACGACCTCGCCGACGACGTCCGGGCCGTTTGGGACGACGCCGTTGCGGCCCCCGAGTGGGAGGGCCCGCCGCTCTGGGTGCACGGCGACCTTCATCCCGCGAACGTCGTCGTCTCGGCCGGAACGCTCTCGGGCATCGTCGACTTCGGGGCCCTGTTCGCCGGCGATCCGGCGTGGGACCTCGCTGCCGCGTGGGTCCTGCTCCCCGCGGGCACCGCTTCACGGTTCTTCGACACGTACGCGATTGCAGACGAGGCGGCGATCCGCCGCGCCCGTGGGCTGGCCGCTATGAAGAGCCTCTTCCTGATGCTCATGGGGCAGAACGGAGACCGGGGCCTTCCCGGCGGCAAGCCGAACTGGGGACCTGCAGGCCGGGCGGCACTCGATCGTGTTCTTCAGGACTGGTACTCATCCCCGTCCCGGCCATGA
- a CDS encoding CAP domain-containing protein, translated as MGSRRAARPSRFHARPRSGPKTRGPALAMGAVAAIAGVGITMAVVSGEDGDASDRVVANGTDRTPGAGDTAGRTAPLASASASPSTTASSSSPSAKPKEKRKQSASPAPRARKTTVPASKAPAGTTAKSSGGGSASGSGGLRPGSTRSDSGSGSESDGGPEAQVLALVNKERATAGCSPVTANARLTRAADDYSDVMASSGVMSHTGPDGSTMTTRVEAAGYKWSTLGENIAQGQADAASVMKSWMNSPGHRANILNCSFKELGVGVHFGDGGPWWTQNFGASR; from the coding sequence ATGGGTTCCCGCCGAGCCGCTCGCCCGTCCCGCTTCCACGCCCGGCCCCGCAGCGGGCCGAAGACGCGCGGTCCCGCGCTGGCCATGGGAGCCGTCGCTGCGATCGCGGGCGTCGGGATCACCATGGCCGTCGTCAGCGGCGAGGACGGCGACGCGTCGGACCGGGTGGTCGCGAACGGCACGGACAGGACGCCGGGCGCCGGGGACACGGCCGGACGGACGGCGCCGCTCGCCTCTGCTTCGGCGAGCCCGAGCACCACGGCGAGCAGCAGCTCGCCGAGCGCTAAACCGAAGGAGAAGCGGAAGCAGTCGGCGAGCCCGGCCCCCCGCGCACGGAAGACGACCGTCCCCGCCTCGAAGGCACCCGCGGGGACGACGGCGAAGAGCAGCGGCGGCGGGTCGGCGAGCGGTTCCGGAGGCCTGCGGCCGGGCAGCACCCGATCGGACTCCGGGTCGGGTTCGGAATCCGATGGCGGACCCGAGGCTCAGGTGCTCGCGCTGGTCAACAAGGAGCGGGCCACGGCGGGCTGCTCGCCGGTCACGGCGAACGCCCGGCTCACCCGTGCCGCCGACGACTACAGCGACGTCATGGCGAGCAGCGGCGTGATGTCCCACACCGGCCCCGACGGCTCGACGATGACGACCCGGGTCGAGGCCGCGGGGTACAAGTGGTCGACCCTGGGCGAGAACATAGCCCAGGGCCAGGCGGACGCCGCCTCGGTGATGAAGTCCTGGATGAACAGCCCCGGACACCGCGCGAACATACTCAACTGCTCCTTCAAGGAGCTGGGAGTGGGCGTCCACTTCGGCGACGGCGGCCCTTGGTGGACGCAGAACTTCGGCGCCAGTCGCTGA
- a CDS encoding sensor histidine kinase: MRRALAGIALAVTSMVALSFLIPLALLVREQVRDRATTAAEQRASALSPVLALTTRRADVQQAVAELGSSDQLVVRLPDGGFVGTSHAPRDALERAVRGRETLAVDTKGGWVYLQPVVLQGDRVAVVEAFVPSADLTRGVAASWGVMSLLALGLVGGSVLVADRLGARVVRSSRSLKRASLALGSGDLDVRVEPDGPPELKEAGAAFNTMADRVLGLLAVERELVADLSHRLRTPLTALYLEADRMGSTPSARRVAEAAGQLESELDSIIAAARTPLASARSARAATGAAKACDVAEVVAMRLDFWSVLAAKQGRPYERSLTPRLVPVAFPEDDLAAVVDALIGNVFRHTPEGTAFAVRVERADRHVFLTVDDAGPGVADPDAALTRGVSVGGSTGLGLDIVARASRAADGELTITRAPLGGARVRVSFVLADAGGAGGGVR, encoded by the coding sequence ATGAGACGTGCCCTCGCCGGGATCGCCCTGGCCGTCACCTCGATGGTGGCCCTGTCCTTCCTCATCCCCCTCGCCCTCCTCGTGCGCGAACAGGTACGGGACCGGGCCACCACGGCTGCCGAGCAGCGGGCGTCCGCCCTGTCTCCGGTGCTCGCCCTGACCACCCGGCGCGCCGACGTGCAGCAGGCCGTCGCCGAGCTCGGTTCCTCCGACCAGCTCGTCGTGCGTCTGCCCGACGGCGGCTTCGTCGGCACGTCGCACGCGCCCCGGGACGCGCTCGAGCGGGCCGTGCGCGGGCGCGAGACGCTGGCCGTGGACACCAAGGGCGGCTGGGTCTACCTCCAGCCCGTCGTCCTGCAGGGCGACCGGGTCGCGGTCGTGGAAGCCTTCGTGCCGTCCGCAGATCTCACCCGGGGCGTGGCAGCGTCCTGGGGCGTCATGTCGCTGCTCGCGCTGGGTCTGGTCGGCGGTTCGGTCCTCGTGGCCGACCGGCTCGGCGCCCGTGTCGTCCGCTCCTCGCGCAGTCTCAAGCGTGCCTCACTGGCTCTCGGCTCCGGCGACCTGGACGTGCGGGTCGAACCCGACGGCCCGCCCGAACTCAAGGAGGCCGGTGCGGCGTTCAACACCATGGCCGACCGCGTCCTCGGTCTGCTCGCCGTGGAACGCGAGCTGGTCGCCGACCTCTCGCACCGGCTGCGTACCCCGTTGACCGCTCTCTACCTGGAAGCCGACCGGATGGGGTCGACGCCCAGCGCCCGACGGGTCGCGGAGGCGGCCGGCCAGCTGGAGAGCGAACTGGACTCGATCATCGCCGCAGCCCGTACACCGCTCGCGTCGGCGCGGTCGGCCCGTGCGGCGACCGGCGCGGCGAAGGCGTGCGACGTCGCGGAGGTGGTCGCCATGCGTCTGGACTTCTGGTCGGTCCTCGCCGCCAAGCAAGGACGGCCCTACGAGCGCTCCCTCACGCCGCGACTGGTGCCCGTCGCCTTCCCCGAGGACGACCTCGCGGCCGTCGTCGATGCACTGATCGGCAATGTGTTCCGGCACACCCCGGAGGGCACCGCCTTCGCCGTGCGTGTGGAGCGGGCGGACCGGCACGTGTTCCTCACGGTCGACGACGCGGGACCGGGCGTGGCGGACCCCGACGCGGCGCTCACGCGGGGTGTGAGCGTCGGCGGTTCGACGGGACTGGGCCTGGACATCGTGGCCCGGGCGTCCCGCGCGGCGGACGGCGAACTGACGATCACCCGGGCGCCGTTGGGCGGCGCCCGGGTGCGGGTGTCGTTCGTACTGGCTGACGCGGGAGGGGCCGGCGGCGGGGTGAGGTGA
- a CDS encoding response regulator transcription factor translates to MASVLVVEDDPVIRAALIEVLTGHGYAVRTTHQGFEALREITQSPPDIVVLDLGLPDLDGLDVLRMIRGISRVPVLVATARDDESEIIRLLNAGADDYLVKPFSGGQLAARLAAVLRRAVPADVTAARQPVLQVADLRIDPTARTAHLAGRELPLTRREFDLLAYLAAHADQVVTRQRILAEVWQQPYVEDQTVDVHLSALRRKMGEKARKPRYLRTVRGLGIKLVSSP, encoded by the coding sequence ATGGCCTCCGTACTTGTCGTCGAGGACGACCCCGTCATCCGGGCCGCGCTGATCGAGGTCCTGACCGGGCACGGCTACGCGGTCAGGACCACCCATCAGGGTTTCGAGGCGCTGCGCGAGATCACCCAGAGCCCGCCGGACATCGTGGTGCTGGACCTGGGGCTGCCCGATCTCGACGGCCTGGACGTGCTGCGCATGATCCGGGGCATCTCCCGCGTGCCGGTCCTGGTCGCCACCGCCCGTGACGACGAGAGCGAGATCATCCGGCTGCTCAACGCGGGGGCCGACGACTACCTGGTCAAGCCGTTCTCCGGCGGCCAGCTCGCCGCCCGTCTCGCCGCCGTGCTGCGCCGGGCCGTGCCCGCAGACGTGACTGCGGCCCGGCAGCCCGTCCTGCAGGTGGCAGACCTGCGCATCGACCCGACGGCGCGCACCGCGCACCTGGCCGGCCGGGAACTGCCCCTGACCCGCCGCGAGTTCGATCTGCTCGCCTACCTCGCCGCCCACGCCGACCAGGTCGTCACCCGGCAGCGCATACTCGCCGAGGTGTGGCAGCAGCCGTACGTCGAGGACCAGACGGTCGACGTCCACCTTTCCGCGCTCCGCCGCAAGATGGGCGAGAAGGCGCGAAAGCCCCGCTATCTGCGCACGGTTCGCGGCCTGGGCATCAAATTGGTCAGCTCGCCATGA
- a CDS encoding CU044_5270 family protein: MNELSELRRLRTDAPLPDAGRLAVPRARLAAALRQETRGGRAARPGRRMVLLGAATAGTLAVTAGIVATLPEDSTSASAGKGPQVLSAGASADALELAAATVERHGGSEPGPKQWVYDKSTVVVGGKPQSSEEWTRWDGTGHASLPGIPPAGDVSDFDPDELQVWYGPNQEAKWRKEGYDDRSQRQFYRFLATLPSDPDRMMQRIRQEHAIGDIKGETRAQRDWREIDVLYRSVLIPPNVQGGLFRALAKIPGARVTTGVKDPLGRAAIGVSVTYAGKTPAGWQGKQEIFFDPESYAYLGQTRDDGEMVSARAAWGVVNRPGARP; the protein is encoded by the coding sequence ATGAACGAACTCTCCGAACTGCGCCGGCTGCGCACCGACGCGCCGCTTCCCGACGCCGGCCGGCTGGCCGTGCCGCGGGCCCGGCTCGCCGCGGCACTCCGGCAGGAAACCCGCGGTGGCCGCGCTGCCCGTCCCGGGCGTCGGATGGTCCTGCTCGGCGCCGCCACGGCAGGGACCCTCGCCGTGACCGCCGGAATCGTCGCGACCCTGCCCGAGGACAGCACGAGCGCCTCTGCGGGGAAGGGCCCCCAGGTGCTGTCGGCAGGCGCCTCCGCCGACGCTCTCGAACTGGCCGCCGCGACCGTCGAGAGGCACGGCGGCAGCGAACCCGGCCCGAAGCAGTGGGTGTACGACAAGAGCACCGTCGTGGTCGGGGGCAAGCCGCAAAGCAGCGAGGAGTGGACCCGCTGGGACGGCACCGGGCACGCCAGTCTGCCCGGCATCCCCCCGGCCGGTGACGTCTCGGATTTCGACCCGGACGAGCTCCAGGTCTGGTACGGCCCCAACCAGGAGGCCAAGTGGAGGAAGGAGGGCTACGACGACCGCTCCCAGCGGCAGTTCTACCGCTTTCTCGCCACCCTGCCGAGCGACCCTGACCGGATGATGCAGCGCATCCGTCAGGAGCATGCCATCGGTGACATCAAGGGGGAGACGCGCGCGCAGCGCGACTGGCGGGAGATCGACGTCCTGTACCGGTCGGTGCTGATCCCGCCGAACGTCCAGGGGGGCCTGTTCCGGGCTCTCGCGAAGATTCCCGGTGCCCGGGTGACGACCGGTGTGAAGGACCCGCTCGGCCGTGCGGCGATCGGCGTGAGCGTTACCTACGCCGGGAAGACGCCTGCGGGCTGGCAGGGCAAGCAGGAGATCTTCTTCGATCCCGAGAGCTACGCCTACCTCGGGCAGACCCGGGACGACGGGGAGATGGTCAGCGCCCGCGCCGCCTGGGGCGTCGTCAACAGGCCCGGCGCCCGCCCCTGA